The genomic DNA AATAAAGAGAATGAAAAAATATTCTGCTTCTTTTCTAAAAGGCTGTTCAATTATTAATATAAGTTCAACTGTATCAAAAACAGGTGGGGCAAATGAGTGGGTTCATTATGCAGCTTCAAAAGGAGCTATTGATGCTTATACAAATGGCCTAGCAAAAGAAATAGGGGCACTAGGAATACGTGCGAATACAGTATCACCAGGGTTAGTGAGAACAAATTTACATGAGCTCAATGGTGATCCAGATAGACCTGATAGATTAGAAGGTTCAGTTCCTTTAAAATATGTAGCAAATCCTAATGAAATCTCTGAAATGATAGTTTGGCTTTTATCCGAAAATGCGAGTTATGTTTCAGGAGCAAAAATTGAAGTGTCTGGGGGAAGGTAAAATGAATAATTTAAATAGTTTAAAAGGTGATCAGGAGTTTGTTTACAAGACTTGGGCAAAACAAAAAGATGAATCTCTACTCCATATAGAAAAAGCTTATGGTTGTTATTTTGAAGATAGCGAAGGAAAAAAATACTTAGATTTTGCAGCGCAACTTTCTAGCGTTAATGCTGGGCATGATCATCCAAAAATTACGGCATCTATAATAAACCAAACTCTAAACTTAAATGGAGTCAATCCATCTTTTTCACATAAAAATAAAAATTTATTAGGTGAAAAAATATCTAAAATTTTACCTGGAGATTTAAATA from bacterium includes the following:
- a CDS encoding SDR family oxidoreductase, producing MNDVVVITGASSGIGESTALLAAKHGYSVAINYNKNETSAIEIKNKIELMGARTDIFQANVSCEAEVVQMFSEIEDKMGKIKALINNAGVTGGFAKVDEVKADQILDVLHTNVLGTLLCTREVIKRMKKYSASFLKGCSIINISSTVSKTGGANEWVHYAASKGAIDAYTNGLAKEIGALGIRANTVSPGLVRTNLHELNGDPDRPDRLEGSVPLKYVANPNEISEMIVWLLSENASYVSGAKIEVSGGR